Proteins from one Streptosporangium becharense genomic window:
- a CDS encoding LVIVD repeat-containing protein → MVLAMSPAQAADIPAPGEISKSGNVEHVLNVPRPAELTGIHTDMAFQGDYAYVGNYNGFSIYDIRKPRKTSLVSSVICPGGQMDVAVYGNLLFGAVDSSRSDDSCNSTGQSAATKESWEGVRIFDISDKKNPRYVKAVETNCGSHTLTLVPGKGRDRRNVYVYVSSYGPSGSFPDCQPPHDKISIIKVPLRAPAEAAVVATPVLFPDGGNPGENLPYPYRTSATTGCHDITAYPEKNIAAGACMGEGVLMDISNPVEPKVTTTVRDDENFAFWHSATFNNRGTKVVFTDELGGGSGATCNEATGPTRGANAYYDIVRGKLEFRSYFKIARHQADTENCVAHNGSLIPVKGKDIMVQAWYQGGVSVVDFTDSAKPQEIGYFERGPDNTAPALSGGIWSAYYYNGYVYGSDFNLGLDVLRIDDPRTNPARGVRFDILNAQTQGSYRERGH, encoded by the coding sequence ATGGTGCTGGCCATGTCCCCCGCCCAGGCCGCCGACATCCCCGCACCGGGTGAGATCTCCAAGAGCGGAAACGTCGAACACGTCCTCAACGTGCCCAGGCCCGCGGAGCTGACGGGCATCCACACCGACATGGCGTTCCAGGGCGACTACGCCTACGTCGGCAACTACAACGGTTTCTCCATCTACGACATCAGGAAGCCCAGGAAGACCTCGCTGGTCAGCTCGGTGATCTGTCCCGGCGGCCAGATGGACGTCGCGGTCTACGGGAATCTGCTCTTCGGCGCCGTCGACTCCTCGCGCAGCGACGACTCCTGCAACAGCACCGGGCAGAGCGCCGCGACCAAGGAATCGTGGGAGGGCGTCCGGATCTTCGACATCAGCGACAAGAAGAACCCCAGATACGTCAAGGCCGTCGAGACGAACTGCGGCTCGCACACCCTGACCCTGGTCCCGGGCAAGGGCAGGGACCGTCGCAACGTCTACGTCTACGTCTCCTCCTACGGCCCGAGCGGATCCTTCCCCGACTGCCAGCCGCCGCACGACAAGATCTCGATCATCAAGGTGCCGCTGCGCGCGCCGGCGGAGGCGGCGGTCGTCGCCACGCCGGTCCTGTTCCCCGACGGCGGCAACCCCGGCGAGAACCTGCCGTACCCCTACCGCACCTCGGCGACGACCGGCTGCCACGACATCACGGCCTACCCGGAGAAGAACATCGCGGCCGGCGCCTGCATGGGCGAGGGCGTCCTGATGGACATCTCCAACCCGGTCGAGCCCAAGGTCACCACGACCGTCCGCGACGATGAGAACTTCGCGTTCTGGCACTCGGCGACCTTCAACAACAGGGGCACCAAGGTCGTCTTCACCGACGAGCTCGGCGGCGGCAGCGGAGCCACCTGCAACGAGGCGACCGGCCCGACCCGCGGCGCCAACGCCTACTACGACATCGTCCGCGGCAAGCTGGAGTTCCGGAGCTACTTCAAGATCGCCCGTCACCAGGCCGACACGGAGAACTGCGTCGCGCACAACGGCTCGCTGATCCCGGTCAAGGGCAAGGACATCATGGTCCAGGCCTGGTACCAGGGCGGGGTCTCGGTCGTCGACTTCACCGACTCGGCCAAGCCGCAGGAGATCGGCTACTTCGAGCGCGGCCCCGACAACACGGCTCCGGCGCTCAGCGGCGGCATCTGGTCGGCGTACTACTACAACGGCTACGTCTACGGCAGTGACTTCAACCTCGGCCTGGACGTCCTGCGGATCGACGACCCGCGTACGAACCCGGCGCGCGGGGTCAGGTTCGACATCCTCAATGCGCAGACCCAGGGGTCCTACCGCGAGCGGGGTCACTGA